In Drosophila pseudoobscura strain MV-25-SWS-2005 chromosome 4, UCI_Dpse_MV25, whole genome shotgun sequence, the following proteins share a genomic window:
- the snsl gene encoding uncharacterized protein snsl, with product MFWPKHYPGCASLWLPLLLSLLYTQNASTFIVPQELPTILSLVFSNIPPIKKGTDSRLGFGFRLGEHADFQVLVELGPQKETKPIGEPSKDDQSFNKRQVSPTEQKALLRQQYRQQLKEEAERLMTSTERNGATWLESWSNGMKPQKPKAKGSARRPIEESQAPNLPLQPQVQENAMQQLQQLYKMASTSSTSSTTAAPPPYAGGPLNLGGPSGFKLPPPALEQESNALSNIGPARSKSEITKELMDVSLETAEA from the exons atgttttggccaaaacattACCCGGGCTGTGCTAGCctttggctgccgctgctcctcaGCCTGCTCTACA CACAAAACGCATCCACTTTCATTGTGCCACAGGAACTACCAACCATATTATCCCTAGTTTTCTCCAACATACCACCGATTAAAAAAG GAACCGATTCACgtcttggctttggctttcgttTGGGCGAACATGCCGATTTCCAAGTGCTCGTCGAGCTGGGGCCGCAGAAGGAGACGAAACCCATTGGGGAGCCCAGCAAGGATGATCAATCATTCAACAAACGCCAGGTGAGCCCCACCGAGCAGAAGGCCCTGCTGCGACAGCAGTACCGACAGCAACTGAAGGAAGAGGCCGAGAGATTGATGACCTCTACGGAGCGAAATGGGGCCACCTGGCTGGAGAGCTGGTCGAACGGCATGAAACCGCAAAAGCCCAAGGCGAAGGGTAGTGCAAGGCGTCCGATCGAAGAAAGCCAGGCCCCCAacctgccgctgcagccacaAGTTCAAGAGAATGCCATgcaacagctgcaacagctcTACAAGATGGCCAGTACCAGCAGTACGAGTAGCACCACTGCGGCTCCTCCGCCCTATGCAGGTGGTCCTCTCAATTTAGGCGGCCCCAGTGGGTTCAAGCTGCCACCGCCAGCCCTCGAGCAGGAGTCCAACGCCCTGAGTAATATTGGTCCTGCGAGGAGCAAGAGCGAAATCACAAAGGAGCTAATGGATGTCAGCCTGGAGACAGCGGAGGCTTAG
- the LOC4817429 gene encoding sialin, producing the protein MSNTEKGGLHRVREYLSCRQVLNLLTMLGFMLNYALRVNLTIAIVDMVRPNASESINSTLTGNATAGNSSSSSPDGVEVFEERFPWDSYQTNFVLGSFFWGYILTELPGGRLAELIGGVRVFGHSMLWASLLTLITPLAAHINYVVLIIVRVVLGFMLGASWPAIHPVAAVWIPPMERSKFMSNMMASSLGAAITMPVCGYLISVAGWASVFYLTGAVGLVWSLCWFTFVYETPATHPRISAEERREIEDAIGTSTSKKRPSHVPWGQLLSSPAVWAIISCHGLAVFGFFTVVNQLPTFMSQILHFDIKQNGLFSSLPYLGKYVMAVASSYLADYLRKKGTLSTTATRKLFTTFALVTPGLLMIVQVFLGYDATWSVTIFSLALFAHGAVTAGYLGNGLDIAPNFGGTIFGLANTLSSFGGFLSTWMVGALTYHDKSFHQWQIVFWILAATYISAAVVFVVLGSGELQPWNNPPERKKISDVTQEEGVPLKSEK; encoded by the exons ATGTCCAACACGGAGAAAGGAGGCCTTCACAGAGTCAGAG AGTATCTATCATGTCGCCAAGTACTCAATCTGCTGACCATGCTCGGCTTTATGCTGAACTATGCCCTAAGAGTGAACCTCACCATAGCCATCGTGGATATGGTGCGGCCAAATGCCAGCGAATCCATCAATAGCACCCTGACGGGTAACGCCACTGCCGGCaacagttccagttccagtcccgACGGTGTGGAGGTATTTGAGGAGCGTTTCCCATGGGATTCCTACCAGACCAACTTCGTGCTGGGCTCCTTCTTCTGGGGATACATCCTCACGGAGCTGCCCGGCGGCCGTCTGGCCGAACTGATCGGCGGTGTACGCGTCTTTGGACATTCCATGCTGTGGGCCAGTCTGTTGACTTTGATCACGCCGCTGGCGGCGCACATCAACTACGTGGTCCTAATCATAGTCCGTGTCGTGCTCGGCTTCATGTTGGGCGCCTCCTGGCCGGCCATTCATCCGGTGGCAGCTGTCTGGATACCACCCATGGAGCGATCCAAGTTCATGTCCAATATGATGG CTTCCTCGCTGGGAGCGGCCATTACCATGCCTGTCTGTGGCTACCTCATCTCCGTCGCTGGCTGGGCCAGTGTCTTCTATTTGACGGGAGCCGTGGGTCTGGTTTGGTCCCTGTGCTGGTTCACCTTTGTCTACGAGACCCCCGCCACCCATCCACGCATCAGCGCCGAGGAGCGACGCGAGATCGAGGATGCCATCGGCACATCCACCTCCAAGAAGCGTCCCAGCCACGTGCCCTGGGGCCAGCTGCTCTCTTCGCCCGCTGTTTGGGCCATCATCAGCTGCCACGGTCTGGCCGTCTTTGGTTTCTTCACGGTTGTCAATCAGCTGCCCACGTTCATGTCTCAGATCCTGCACTTTGACATCAAGCAG AACGGTCTCTTCTCCTCGCTCCCCTATCTGGGAAAGTATGTGATGGCAGTGGCCTCATCCTACCTGGCCGATTACCTGCGTAAGAAGGGCACCCTGAGCACGACAGCCACAAGGAAGCTCTTCACAACATTTG CTCTGGTCACTCCTGGTCTGCTGATGATTGTGCAAGTCTTCCTGGGCTACGATGCCACCTGGTCTGTGACGATCTTCTCGCTGGCCCTGTTTGCCCATGGAGCTGTCACGGCTGGCTATTTGGGCAATGGTCTGGATATTGCGCCAAACTTTGGCGGAACCATCTTCGGCTTGGCCAATACACTGTCTTCGTTTGGCGGTTTCCTGTCCACATGGATGGTGGGAGCCCTGACCTATCATGAT AAATCCTTCCATCAATGGCAAATTGTGTTCTGGATACTGGCGGCCACCTATATCTCCGCAGCCGTGGTGTTTGTCGTCCTGGGCTCCGGTGAGCTGCAGCCCTGGAATAATCCACCAGAGCGCAAGAAGATCAGCGATGTCACCCAGGAGGAGGGTGTGCCACTCAAGAGCGAGAAGTAA
- the LOC4817193 gene encoding uncharacterized protein, which translates to MPYLYGIADTKFLVKKIKKKVSTGVPPTKFRRNEFLKGRPKIDLNDVPIQFRASPASLVELCVNVVDKLPIPSIFEWDDMDVRRWIKRYGYPEYMNTFRVNMIWGRKLLLVDACALSAMNIKDFDHIRHITYGIRMLFHFELAKFSRSISLPDENPNELYLLFHTQTGVNYDEVRRSDLYRRMQLIRERSKNLDHWDLLYLWLRREREYNYTELIGMIPRFNLYKCKKALPVAPPEIHPEDVMCKVCIPPCDCNWTDRDLRLPWRLNVLTPQLTLTRSKWNAMEKVCTVCIPPCECRWPPRYYLTGTVIKCLQTKFPEKFCPIFDDRLHVSARPSLVERWTRFSI; encoded by the exons ATGCCGTATCTGTACGGGATTGCGGACACCAAGTTCTTGGTGAAGAAGATCAAGAAGAAGGTATCCACCGGAGTGCCGCCCACCAAGTTTCGACGCAACGAGTTCCTCAAGGGTCGTCCGAAGATCGATCTAAACGATGTTCCCATTCAGTTCCGTGCCTCGCCGGCTTCCCTCGTGGAGCTATGCGTCAATGTGGTGGATAAGCTACCGATTCCATCGATCTTTGAGTGGGATGATATGGATGTAAGGCGCTGGATCAAGCGATATGGCTATCCCGAATATATG AACACTTTTCGCGTTAACATGATTTGGGGGCGAAAACTGCTGCTCGTCGACGCCTGCGCGTTGTCGGCGATGAACATCAAGGACTTTGATCATATTCGACATATAACGTACGGCATCCGGATGCTGTTCCACTTCGAGCTGGCCAAGTTCTCGCGCAGCATCAGCCTGCCCGACGAGAACCCGAATGAGCTTTACTTGCTGTTCCACACCCAGACGGGAGTCAACTACGATGAAGTGCGTCGCTCGGACTTGTATCGACGCATGCAGCTGATACGCGAGCGTTCCAAGAACCTGGACCACTGGGATCTGCTGTACCTGTGGCTGCGCCGCGAGCGGGAGTACAACTACACCGAGCTTATCGGCATGATACCGCGCTTCAACCTGTACAAGTGCAAGAAGGCCCTGCCAGTGGCGCCACCGGAGATACATCCGGAGGATGTCATGTGCAAGGTCTGCATTCCGCCCTGCGACTGCAACTGGACCGATCGTGATCTGCGCCTGCCCTGGCGTCTCAACGTCCTGACACCACAGCTGACTTTGACCCGGAGCAAATGGAACGCCATGGAGAAGGTCTGCACGGTCTGCATTCCGCCCTGCGAGTGCCGCTGGCCGCCGCGCTACTATCTCACTGGCACGGTCATCAAGTGCCTGCAGACCAAGTTCCCCGAGAAGTTCTGTCCCATCTTCGACGACCGCTTGCATGTCTCGGCTCGGCCCAGTCTGGTGGAGCGGTGGACCCGTTTCTCCATATGA
- the LOC4817194 gene encoding serine/threonine-protein kinase RIO3: MSSPWIKTQEPVQTTSLADIMSEQYAHRLHNQEVKRHQQTQKKTEVEATSIWDGEAASPGAANYSDVAAIPAKTNSETEEWEDYSSLLEDCGEADLPSEMLALLQEEESGSGGDSDAVIAQMLQSQFDHEYNEELRRIEQKQNKQSKVTVTLDKFRRSGDAEFLHDTEEDDYEEDELERLKHDWDRFETNEKRLESIPRCGFKMSKEGEMITKHDPQLCAVRNAQRVMSFPPEFPTGDGAGFDMKLSNKVFNQLKAYSRRGRSDRHEKVATAEMGLDASTRLLLYKLINNQVLEQINGIISTGKEAVILHANSDSSYTGSNEHGHQSGVLMPPNLLPKECAIKIFKTTLNEFKQRDRYIKDDYRFKDRFSKQNHRVIINMWAEKEMHNLMRMQNIGLNVPDVVVLKKHVLVMRFIGDNHNAAPKLKDARLSSAELSCAYEEIVAAMHKMYNEAKLVHADLSEYNILWFEGKCWFIDVAQSVEPKHPSALEFLMRDCGNIVNFFERRGLPNIYTKEQLFEYITNLNAETHNAAMLERIHTRGASINEATAPNQQECPDELKPLEYPFELAWEKSQRDREASKALKQSLDTNENDKDDDHDSDSDDDENKDKDNNTTATR, from the exons ATGTCGTCGCCATGGATCAAGACCCAGGAGCCAGTGCAGACCACGAGTCTAGCTGATATCATGTCGGAGCAGTATGCACATCGTTTGCACAACCAGGAGGTAAAGCGGCATCAGCAAACCCAGAAGAAAACTGAGGTGGAAGCCACATCCATCTGGGACGGGGAAGCAGCTTCACCGGGTGCTGCCAACTACTCCGATGTGGCCGCGATACCAGCAAAGACCAACAGCGAAACGGAAGAGTGGGAGGACTACTCTTCGCTTCTAGAGGATTGCGGAGAGGCCGATTTGCCGTCAGAGATGCTGGCCCTTCTTCAGGAAGAGGAgagcggcagtggcggcgaCTCCGATGCAGTCATTGCCCAAATGCTGCAGTCCCAATTCGATCACGAGTACAACGAGGAGCTGCGCCGCATCGAACAGAAGCAGAACAAGCAGTCCAAAGTGACTGTAACACTGGACAAATTCCGACGCAGCGGTGATGCCGAGTTCCTGCACGACACCGAGGAGGACGACTACGAGGAGGATGAGCTGGAGCGGCTAAAGCACGACTGGGACCGTTTCGAGACCAACGAAAAGAGGCTGGAGTCCATACCTAGGTGTGGCTTCAAAATGAGCAAGGAGGGCGAAATGATCACTAAGCATGATCCACAGTTGTGCGCCGTCCGCAATGCCCAGCGCGTGATGTCTTTTCCCCCAGAATTTCCCACTGGCGATGGAGCTGGCTTCGACATGAAGTTGTCTAACAAG GTGTTCAATCAGTTGAAGGCCTATTCCCGTCGTGGCCGTTCCGATCGTCACGAGAAAGTGGCCACTGCCGAAATGGGCCTGGATGCCAGCACTCGTCTACTGTTGTACAAGCTGATCAACAATCAAGTGCTCGAACAGATCAACGGCATCATCTCCACGGGCAAGGAGGCGGTGATCCTGCACGCCAACTCCGATTCCAGCTACACGGGAAGCAATGAGCATGGCCATCAAAGCGGTGTGCTGATGCCGCCCAACCTCCTACCCAAGGAGTGTGCCATCAAGATCTTTAAGACCACGCTGAACGAGTTCAAGCAAAGGGATCGGTACATCAAGGACGACTATCGCTTCAAGGATCGATTCAGTAAGCAAAATCACCGCGTCATCATCAACATGTGGGCGGAGAAGGAGATGCACAATCTGATGCGCATGCAGAACATTGGCCTCAACGTGCCCGACGTGGTGGTCCTGAAGAAGCATGTTCTGGTCATGCGCTTCATTGGTGACAATCACAATGCTGCGCCCAAGCTGAAGGATGCCCGCCTGAGCTCTGCCGAGCTGAGCTGCGCCTATGAGGAGATTGTGGCGGCTATGCACAAGATGTACAACGAGGCCAAGCTGGTCCATGCTGATCTCAGCGAGTACAATATTCTCTGGTTCGAAGGAAAATGTTGGTTCATCGACGTGGCCCAGAGTGTGGAGCCAAAGCACCCAAGTGCCCTGGAGTTTCTCATGCGGGACTGCGGCAATATTGTGAACTTCTTTGAGAGACGCGGACTGCCTAACATCTACACCAAAGAGCAGCTATTCGAATACATCACCAATCTCAATGCCGAGACTCACAATGCCGCCATGCTGGAGAGGATTCATACACGAGGCGCCTCTATCAACGAGGCCACTGCACCCAATCAGCAGGAGTGTCCCGATGAACTAAAGCCTCTCGAGTATCCCTTCGAGCTGGCCTGGGAGAAATCGCAGCGGGATCGCGAGGCGAGCAAAGCCCTCAAGCAAAGTCTGGACACTAATGAAAACGATAAGGACGATGATCACGATAGCGATAGCGATGACGATGAAAACAAGGATAAGGACAATAACACTACTGCCACACGTTGA
- the Cf2 gene encoding chorion transcription factor Cf2 isoform X2, whose protein sequence is MIKSTTNIQEQRLPRPEDQPQQVHPPQPPPPTPPTHQVAAVIANMDTLKTAFLPNLSMDPNVHVSPHYCPMCHQQFERAQHVTEHMQLCHGITLNSQGAITSLEAAQQQHQQQQQQQQQQQQLKPNYSCVNCDEKFGSAVDLDEHQRMTHQAPAFLARCLVCSIYGVHSATPNPNEYKCTQCGSVCTTSMLAAGQQSFMEQQEAPVTPDELPAIAPRDMRLTPEEQHHQQQQQLQQEHHHQQQELLEQQQRELQEHQQQQHHQDDLSGDQVGLKVPPLTVKLNKNSNGGSVAHPQVIIKEEPLSLSDSGDVVNAVPVYAIQANPGVQAPTPGAATSVLVSTRIVTADQAHKIRHKCPDCPKTFKTLGTLAMHRKIHTGEADATPKERPYTCSYCGKSFTQSNTLKQHTRIHTGEKPFHCGYCEKSFSVKDYLTKHIRTHTGEKPYTCPYCDKRFTQRSALTVHTTKLHPL, encoded by the exons ATGATAAAGTCTACCACCAACATACAGGAACAGCGTCTGCCACGTCCCGAGGACCAGCCACAGCAGGTGCATCCGCCGCAGCCACCGCCCCCAACGCCGCCGACGCATCAAGTGGCCGCCGTGATAGCCAACATGGACACACTGAAGACCGCCTTTCTGCCAAATCTCAGCATGGACCCCAACGTCCATGTCAGTCCGCACTACTGTCCCATGTGCCATCAGCAGTTCGAGCGGGCCCAGCACGTTACAGAGCACATGCAGCTGTGCCACGGCATAACGCTGAACTCTCAGGGAGCTATCACATCGCTGGAGGCcgcccaacagcagcaccagcaacagcaacaacagcagcagcagcagcagcaactgaaGCCCAACTATTCGTGCGTTAACTGTGATGAGAAGTTCGGGAGCGCCGTGGATCTGGACGAGCACCAGCGAATGACGCACCAGGCGCCCGCCTTCCTGGCGCGTTGCCTCGTATGCAGCATTTACGGAGTGCATTCGGCCACGCCGAACCCCAACGAATACAAGTGCACGCAGTGCGGTTCCGTCTGCACGACGTCCATGCTGGCGGCGGGACAGCAGTCGTTcatggagcagcaggaggcgcCCGTGACACCCGACGAGCTTCCCGCCATTGCGCCGCGTGATATGAGACTGACGCCCGAAGAGCaacatcaccagcagcagcagcagctgcagcaggagcaccatcatcagcagcaggaactgcttgagcaacagcagcgggaactgcaggagcatcagcagcaacagcaccaccagGACGATCTTTCTGGCGACCAGGTGGGCCTCAAAGTGCCGCCGCTCACCGTCAAGCTGAACAAAAATTCGAATGGGGGCTCCGTCGCCCATCCCCAGGTCATCATCAAGGAAGAGCCGCTCAGTCTGAGCGATAGTGGCGATGTGGTTAACGCTGTCCCCGTCTATGCCATACAAGCGAATCCTGGCGTGCAGGCACCGACCCCTGGGGCCGCCACCAGTGTCCTGGTCAGCACGCGGATCGTGACAGCGGATCAGGCGCACAAGATCCGGCACAAATGTCCGGACTGCCCGAAGACATTCAAGACGCTGGGAACCCTGGCCATGCACCGCAAGATCCACACAGGCGAAGCAGA CGCCACGCCCAAAGAACGCCCCTACACGTGCTCCTACTGCGGCAAGTCCTTCACTCAATCGAATACACTAAAACAGCACACTCGCATACATACAG GTGAGAAACCGTTTCATTGCGGCTACTGTGAGAAGTCCTTCAGCGTGAAGGACTATCTCACCAAGCACATACGGACGCACACCGGCGAAAAGCCGTACACCTGTCCGTATTGCGATAAGCGCTTCACGCAGCGAAGCGCCCTCACCGTGCACACGACCAAGCTGCATCCGCTCTAG
- the Cf2 gene encoding chorion transcription factor Cf2 isoform X1 has product MIKSTTNIQEQRLPRPEDQPQQVHPPQPPPPTPPTHQVAAVIANMDTLKTAFLPNLSMDPNVHVSPHYCPMCHQQFERAQHVTEHMQLCHGITLNSQGAITSLEAAQQQHQQQQQQQQQQQQLKPNYSCVNCDEKFGSAVDLDEHQRMTHQAPAFLARCLVCSIYGVHSATPNPNEYKCTQCGSVCTTSMLAAGQQSFMEQQEAPVTPDELPAIAPRDMRLTPEEQHHQQQQQLQQEHHHQQQELLEQQQRELQEHQQQQHHQDDLSGDQVGLKVPPLTVKLNKNSNGGSVAHPQVIIKEEPLSLSDSGDVVNAVPVYAIQANPGVQAPTPGAATSVLVSTRIVTADQAHKIRHKCPDCPKTFKTLGTLAMHRKIHTGEADATPKERPYTCSYCGKSFTQSNTLKQHTRIHTGEKPFRCGYCGRAFTVKDYLNKHLTTHTGEKPFHCGYCEKSFSVKDYLTKHIRTHTGEKPYTCPYCDKRFTQRSALTVHTTKLHPL; this is encoded by the exons ATGATAAAGTCTACCACCAACATACAGGAACAGCGTCTGCCACGTCCCGAGGACCAGCCACAGCAGGTGCATCCGCCGCAGCCACCGCCCCCAACGCCGCCGACGCATCAAGTGGCCGCCGTGATAGCCAACATGGACACACTGAAGACCGCCTTTCTGCCAAATCTCAGCATGGACCCCAACGTCCATGTCAGTCCGCACTACTGTCCCATGTGCCATCAGCAGTTCGAGCGGGCCCAGCACGTTACAGAGCACATGCAGCTGTGCCACGGCATAACGCTGAACTCTCAGGGAGCTATCACATCGCTGGAGGCcgcccaacagcagcaccagcaacagcaacaacagcagcagcagcagcagcaactgaaGCCCAACTATTCGTGCGTTAACTGTGATGAGAAGTTCGGGAGCGCCGTGGATCTGGACGAGCACCAGCGAATGACGCACCAGGCGCCCGCCTTCCTGGCGCGTTGCCTCGTATGCAGCATTTACGGAGTGCATTCGGCCACGCCGAACCCCAACGAATACAAGTGCACGCAGTGCGGTTCCGTCTGCACGACGTCCATGCTGGCGGCGGGACAGCAGTCGTTcatggagcagcaggaggcgcCCGTGACACCCGACGAGCTTCCCGCCATTGCGCCGCGTGATATGAGACTGACGCCCGAAGAGCaacatcaccagcagcagcagcagctgcagcaggagcaccatcatcagcagcaggaactgcttgagcaacagcagcgggaactgcaggagcatcagcagcaacagcaccaccagGACGATCTTTCTGGCGACCAGGTGGGCCTCAAAGTGCCGCCGCTCACCGTCAAGCTGAACAAAAATTCGAATGGGGGCTCCGTCGCCCATCCCCAGGTCATCATCAAGGAAGAGCCGCTCAGTCTGAGCGATAGTGGCGATGTGGTTAACGCTGTCCCCGTCTATGCCATACAAGCGAATCCTGGCGTGCAGGCACCGACCCCTGGGGCCGCCACCAGTGTCCTGGTCAGCACGCGGATCGTGACAGCGGATCAGGCGCACAAGATCCGGCACAAATGTCCGGACTGCCCGAAGACATTCAAGACGCTGGGAACCCTGGCCATGCACCGCAAGATCCACACAGGCGAAGCAGA CGCCACGCCCAAAGAACGCCCCTACACGTGCTCCTACTGCGGCAAGTCCTTCACTCAATCGAATACACTAAAACAGCACACTCGCATACATACAGGTGAGAAACCATTTAGATGTGGATATTGTGGCAGGGCGTTCACTGTTAAGGATTACCTGAACAAACATTTAACGACTCACACGG GTGAGAAACCGTTTCATTGCGGCTACTGTGAGAAGTCCTTCAGCGTGAAGGACTATCTCACCAAGCACATACGGACGCACACCGGCGAAAAGCCGTACACCTGTCCGTATTGCGATAAGCGCTTCACGCAGCGAAGCGCCCTCACCGTGCACACGACCAAGCTGCATCCGCTCTAG
- the Cf2 gene encoding chorion transcription factor Cf2 isoform X4: MIKSTTNIQEQRLPRPEDQPQQVHPPQPPPPTPPTHQVAAVIANMDTLKTAFLPNLSMDPNVHVSPHYCPMCHQQFERAQHVTEHMQLCHGITLNSQGAITSLEAAQQQHQQQQQQQQQQQQLKPNYSCVNCDEKFGSAVDLDEHQRMTHQAPAFLARCLVCSIYGVHSATPNPNEYKCTQCGSVCTTSMLAAGQQSFMEQQEAPVTPDELPAIAPRDMRLTPEEQHHQQQQQLQQEHHHQQQELLEQQQRELQEHQQQQHHQDDLSGDQVGLKVPPLTVKLNKNSNGGSVAHPQVIIKEEPLSLSDSGDVVNAVPVYAIQANPGVQAPTPGAATSVLVSTRIVTADQAHKIRHKCPDCPKTFKTLGTLAMHRKIHTGEAE; this comes from the exons ATGATAAAGTCTACCACCAACATACAGGAACAGCGTCTGCCACGTCCCGAGGACCAGCCACAGCAGGTGCATCCGCCGCAGCCACCGCCCCCAACGCCGCCGACGCATCAAGTGGCCGCCGTGATAGCCAACATGGACACACTGAAGACCGCCTTTCTGCCAAATCTCAGCATGGACCCCAACGTCCATGTCAGTCCGCACTACTGTCCCATGTGCCATCAGCAGTTCGAGCGGGCCCAGCACGTTACAGAGCACATGCAGCTGTGCCACGGCATAACGCTGAACTCTCAGGGAGCTATCACATCGCTGGAGGCcgcccaacagcagcaccagcaacagcaacaacagcagcagcagcagcagcaactgaaGCCCAACTATTCGTGCGTTAACTGTGATGAGAAGTTCGGGAGCGCCGTGGATCTGGACGAGCACCAGCGAATGACGCACCAGGCGCCCGCCTTCCTGGCGCGTTGCCTCGTATGCAGCATTTACGGAGTGCATTCGGCCACGCCGAACCCCAACGAATACAAGTGCACGCAGTGCGGTTCCGTCTGCACGACGTCCATGCTGGCGGCGGGACAGCAGTCGTTcatggagcagcaggaggcgcCCGTGACACCCGACGAGCTTCCCGCCATTGCGCCGCGTGATATGAGACTGACGCCCGAAGAGCaacatcaccagcagcagcagcagctgcagcaggagcaccatcatcagcagcaggaactgcttgagcaacagcagcgggaactgcaggagcatcagcagcaacagcaccaccagGACGATCTTTCTGGCGACCAGGTGGGCCTCAAAGTGCCGCCGCTCACCGTCAAGCTGAACAAAAATTCGAATGGGGGCTCCGTCGCCCATCCCCAGGTCATCATCAAGGAAGAGCCGCTCAGTCTGAGCGATAGTGGCGATGTGGTTAACGCTGTCCCCGTCTATGCCATACAAGCGAATCCTGGCGTGCAGGCACCGACCCCTGGGGCCGCCACCAGTGTCCTGGTCAGCACGCGGATCGTGACAGCGGATCAGGCGCACAAGATCCGGCACAAATGTCCGGACTGCCCGAAGACATTCAAGACGCTGGGAACCCTGGCCATGCACCGCAAGATCCACACAGGCGAAGCAGA GTGA
- the Cf2 gene encoding chorion transcription factor Cf2 isoform X3: MDTLKTAFLPNLSMDPNVHVSPHYCPMCHQQFERAQHVTEHMQLCHGITLNSQGAITSLEAAQQQHQQQQQQQQQQQQLKPNYSCVNCDEKFGSAVDLDEHQRMTHQAPAFLARCLVCSIYGVHSATPNPNEYKCTQCGSVCTTSMLAAGQQSFMEQQEAPVTPDELPAIAPRDMRLTPEEQHHQQQQQLQQEHHHQQQELLEQQQRELQEHQQQQHHQDDLSGDQVGLKVPPLTVKLNKNSNGGSVAHPQVIIKEEPLSLSDSGDVVNAVPVYAIQANPGVQAPTPGAATSVLVSTRIVTADQAHKIRHKCPDCPKTFKTLGTLAMHRKIHTGEADATPKERPYTCSYCGKSFTQSNTLKQHTRIHTGEKPFRCGYCGRAFTVKDYLNKHLTTHTGEKPFHCGYCEKSFSVKDYLTKHIRTHTGEKPYTCPYCDKRFTQRSALTVHTTKLHPL; this comes from the exons ATGGACACACTGAAGACCGCCTTTCTGCCAAATCTCAGCATGGACCCCAACGTCCATGTCAGTCCGCACTACTGTCCCATGTGCCATCAGCAGTTCGAGCGGGCCCAGCACGTTACAGAGCACATGCAGCTGTGCCACGGCATAACGCTGAACTCTCAGGGAGCTATCACATCGCTGGAGGCcgcccaacagcagcaccagcaacagcaacaacagcagcagcagcagcagcaactgaaGCCCAACTATTCGTGCGTTAACTGTGATGAGAAGTTCGGGAGCGCCGTGGATCTGGACGAGCACCAGCGAATGACGCACCAGGCGCCCGCCTTCCTGGCGCGTTGCCTCGTATGCAGCATTTACGGAGTGCATTCGGCCACGCCGAACCCCAACGAATACAAGTGCACGCAGTGCGGTTCCGTCTGCACGACGTCCATGCTGGCGGCGGGACAGCAGTCGTTcatggagcagcaggaggcgcCCGTGACACCCGACGAGCTTCCCGCCATTGCGCCGCGTGATATGAGACTGACGCCCGAAGAGCaacatcaccagcagcagcagcagctgcagcaggagcaccatcatcagcagcaggaactgcttgagcaacagcagcgggaactgcaggagcatcagcagcaacagcaccaccagGACGATCTTTCTGGCGACCAGGTGGGCCTCAAAGTGCCGCCGCTCACCGTCAAGCTGAACAAAAATTCGAATGGGGGCTCCGTCGCCCATCCCCAGGTCATCATCAAGGAAGAGCCGCTCAGTCTGAGCGATAGTGGCGATGTGGTTAACGCTGTCCCCGTCTATGCCATACAAGCGAATCCTGGCGTGCAGGCACCGACCCCTGGGGCCGCCACCAGTGTCCTGGTCAGCACGCGGATCGTGACAGCGGATCAGGCGCACAAGATCCGGCACAAATGTCCGGACTGCCCGAAGACATTCAAGACGCTGGGAACCCTGGCCATGCACCGCAAGATCCACACAGGCGAAGCAGA CGCCACGCCCAAAGAACGCCCCTACACGTGCTCCTACTGCGGCAAGTCCTTCACTCAATCGAATACACTAAAACAGCACACTCGCATACATACAGGTGAGAAACCATTTAGATGTGGATATTGTGGCAGGGCGTTCACTGTTAAGGATTACCTGAACAAACATTTAACGACTCACACGG GTGAGAAACCGTTTCATTGCGGCTACTGTGAGAAGTCCTTCAGCGTGAAGGACTATCTCACCAAGCACATACGGACGCACACCGGCGAAAAGCCGTACACCTGTCCGTATTGCGATAAGCGCTTCACGCAGCGAAGCGCCCTCACCGTGCACACGACCAAGCTGCATCCGCTCTAG